One Leptospira wolbachii serovar Codice str. CDC genomic region harbors:
- a CDS encoding SpoIIE family protein phosphatase yields the protein MNLYLRILLLLFLYFPLSLWALPVDLTKNWNVKKGWLESEVPTGVGWIPLESLPLVSIKSQLDFPDGILQQITMVKPFLLSEIDFKETESDSFALHIPYLTNVYKVYVNRELVAKSGVLENDRITESGYKRNILIKLSRNLLKVGNNEIRVLLAAESGEELNFYKVFNDFGSSIDRYTVLEKVEDEYATFMLLFLYFFVGIYHGLFYWKRRNETYNLYFALFAVFLSAYMYFRSQAIYRWDVDPFTTTKIEYFIVFLTPTWLLLFVDAFFRKRISPITKGYFIFSLFLAVLQIFVNRASSMILLRVWQGSVLAFSVVLFYITIRAVMKDNKDAKRLLFGILFLIFTAIWDILGASGLIPIQNLNLSRFGFLFFVLGIAVVLANRFLRVHKQVEELNANLERKVVERTNELQETLTRVQELKIQQDGDYFLTSLLLDPLNDSKKSHSPMIGIQSYTKQKKEFEFKGKIKEIGGDLIICDDIVLNGKKYFVFINGDAMGKSIQGAGGALVLGVVFLSFIKRTQLLLDNQSKSPERWIKECFYELQTIFESFDGSMLVSVVLGLVEEDTGVLYYLNAEHPWTVLYRDGVASFIEEELELRKIGTKGMAGNVRIRVFVLEQGDVLFIGSDGRDDLILETGSDGSRVMNEDETKFLQVVGESKGELEQIVENLQSIGSFSDDLTLLRLEWMGSAKRMVSSSLTSVGTDHFLYSELQSVLESGNAEETYQTIERMLANENLEDDVRINLLREKSRISLLLKRFDSAIESLESIFPYFVTDNEILLQLSYAYRKSKNVSKAVEIGERLRARDPKHIRNLINLIECYRLLKNKDRTRKILDRLGGLAPENSQYLKLKEVLDKEL from the coding sequence ATGAATTTATATCTTAGAATCCTCCTTTTACTTTTTCTTTATTTTCCCCTCTCTCTTTGGGCATTGCCTGTGGACCTTACCAAAAACTGGAATGTCAAAAAGGGTTGGTTGGAATCTGAAGTTCCTACAGGTGTCGGTTGGATTCCATTAGAATCCCTTCCCCTTGTTTCCATCAAATCTCAGTTAGATTTTCCGGATGGAATTTTACAACAAATCACAATGGTAAAACCATTCCTTTTGTCTGAAATTGATTTTAAGGAAACAGAGTCGGATTCCTTTGCCCTACACATTCCTTATCTTACCAATGTGTACAAAGTGTATGTAAATAGAGAGTTAGTTGCTAAAAGCGGAGTTTTAGAAAACGATCGTATCACTGAGAGCGGATACAAACGAAATATTCTCATCAAACTTTCTCGGAATTTGTTAAAAGTCGGGAACAATGAAATCCGAGTCCTTCTTGCGGCAGAATCGGGTGAAGAATTAAATTTTTATAAAGTTTTTAATGATTTTGGATCATCCATTGATCGTTATACGGTATTGGAGAAAGTTGAGGATGAGTATGCAACGTTTATGTTGCTATTTTTATACTTTTTTGTTGGGATTTATCATGGTTTGTTTTATTGGAAACGCCGCAATGAAACATATAATCTTTACTTTGCACTCTTTGCTGTGTTTTTATCTGCTTATATGTATTTTAGGTCCCAAGCCATTTACCGGTGGGATGTGGATCCTTTTACCACTACTAAAATAGAATACTTTATCGTGTTTTTGACACCCACCTGGCTATTGTTATTCGTTGATGCTTTCTTTCGGAAACGGATTAGCCCTATCACAAAAGGATATTTTATATTCAGTCTCTTTTTGGCAGTTTTGCAAATTTTTGTGAACCGAGCTAGTTCCATGATTCTTTTACGGGTGTGGCAAGGATCAGTTTTGGCATTCAGCGTGGTTTTGTTTTATATCACAATTCGGGCAGTGATGAAGGATAATAAAGACGCCAAGCGTTTGTTATTTGGTATTTTGTTTCTGATATTTACTGCGATTTGGGATATTTTGGGTGCCTCTGGACTCATCCCCATCCAAAATTTAAATCTATCAAGGTTTGGATTTTTGTTCTTTGTACTTGGAATTGCTGTTGTGTTGGCCAATCGATTTTTACGTGTCCACAAACAAGTGGAAGAATTGAATGCCAACTTAGAAAGAAAGGTGGTCGAAAGGACAAACGAGTTGCAAGAAACCCTCACTCGGGTTCAGGAATTAAAAATCCAACAAGATGGAGATTACTTTTTAACTTCACTACTTCTCGATCCGCTAAATGACTCCAAAAAATCCCATTCGCCAATGATTGGAATCCAGTCCTACACCAAACAAAAGAAAGAGTTTGAGTTCAAAGGAAAAATCAAAGAGATTGGAGGAGACCTCATCATCTGCGATGACATTGTTCTCAATGGTAAAAAATACTTCGTTTTTATTAACGGAGACGCGATGGGAAAATCCATCCAAGGGGCCGGCGGTGCTCTTGTGTTAGGTGTTGTTTTTTTATCCTTTATCAAACGGACACAACTTCTACTCGATAACCAGTCCAAATCTCCAGAACGATGGATCAAAGAGTGTTTTTACGAACTCCAAACCATATTTGAATCCTTTGATGGTTCGATGTTGGTCTCTGTTGTCCTTGGTCTTGTGGAAGAAGATACAGGTGTTTTGTATTATCTTAACGCTGAACATCCTTGGACTGTTTTGTACAGGGATGGTGTTGCTTCCTTTATCGAAGAAGAGTTGGAACTTCGTAAGATTGGAACCAAAGGGATGGCGGGGAATGTGCGCATCCGGGTTTTTGTTTTAGAACAAGGGGATGTTCTTTTTATCGGCTCAGACGGCCGAGATGATTTGATTTTGGAAACGGGTTCAGATGGATCGCGTGTGATGAACGAGGATGAAACCAAGTTCTTACAAGTGGTAGGGGAGTCGAAAGGGGAATTAGAACAGATTGTTGAGAACCTACAATCAATCGGAAGTTTTTCTGATGATTTGACCTTGCTGCGATTGGAATGGATGGGTTCAGCTAAAAGGATGGTGTCCTCTTCACTTACTTCTGTGGGAACAGATCATTTTTTATATTCCGAACTCCAATCTGTATTGGAATCAGGGAATGCAGAGGAAACTTATCAAACCATAGAACGAATGTTAGCCAATGAAAACTTGGAAGATGATGTGCGGATCAATTTACTCAGGGAAAAGTCTCGCATTTCCCTTTTATTGAAACGATTTGATTCTGCTATAGAATCCTTAGAATCCATTTTTCCTTATTTTGTGACTGACAATGAAATTTTATTACAATTGAGTTATGCATATAGAAAGTCAAAAAACGTAAGTAAGGCGGTAGAAATTGGAGAAAGGTTACGTGCTAGGGATCCAAAACATATCCGAAATCTTATTAATTTGATAGAATGTTACAGGCTTTTGAAGAACAAAGACCGGACTCGAAAAATTCTGGATCGTTTGGGGGGGCTTGCTCCTGAAAATTCCCAATATTTGAAACTAAAAGAAGTTTTGGACAAAGAACTTTAG
- a CDS encoding Ppx/GppA phosphatase family protein, translating to MLPFSQILRKPNPAFRTEKILAAIDLGTNSFHIVVVKLRPDGTLEYLTKEKESVRLGSGSSDYAVIQEDAMERGIACLKRFQSLADSYKAEIRAVATSALREAENRQVFLNRAEKETGIQIQVISGNEEARLIYLGILQGLPVFDKRILLIDIGGGSTELLIGEKGEILFSTSLKLGAIRLTEKYLKKDPLSATDMQKCRIHIESVLSAFLPQIEIWKPFMVVGSSGTISSVASIVLEKKMEKRDRLNGTEITIDQFKEARKQVLDADSIKKRLKIPGLDAKRGDIIVGGVLVLDEVLQRIKAPSITVSDFALREGIVYDTIESWYRHTDSSLPPLDNIREKAIKTVANLYPAGKQHAAAVAKITLQMFDDLKDLHKLGNLERDYLETACYLHQVGLCISHHNYHKHSYYIIKNSEAMVGFSNAEIEIIALLARYHRKGGPKGKHEEFKALRVEDQLLVKKLAAFLRIGDGLDRSEKSIIERLDAVAERGKVLCRLYHKKGTDPNLEIWSVAEKKDLFEETYSVSLEFQTFPL from the coding sequence ATGCTTCCTTTCTCACAAATCTTAAGAAAACCCAATCCCGCATTTCGCACGGAAAAGATACTCGCTGCCATTGATTTGGGCACAAATTCTTTCCACATCGTTGTCGTAAAACTAAGACCGGACGGTACACTCGAATATCTGACCAAAGAAAAGGAATCGGTAAGGCTTGGAAGCGGTAGCAGTGATTATGCGGTTATCCAGGAAGATGCCATGGAGAGAGGGATCGCTTGTCTCAAACGATTTCAGTCTCTGGCAGACTCCTATAAGGCTGAAATCCGAGCAGTTGCCACAAGTGCCCTCAGAGAAGCAGAGAACCGCCAGGTATTTCTAAACCGAGCCGAGAAGGAAACAGGAATCCAAATCCAAGTCATCTCAGGAAATGAGGAAGCACGCCTCATTTATTTGGGGATATTACAAGGTCTACCGGTCTTTGACAAAAGAATCCTTCTCATTGACATTGGGGGAGGGAGTACTGAACTCCTGATTGGGGAAAAGGGTGAGATTCTTTTTTCTACCAGTTTGAAACTCGGGGCCATCCGTTTGACAGAAAAGTATCTCAAGAAAGATCCTTTGAGTGCGACTGATATGCAAAAGTGTCGAATACACATTGAATCGGTGTTATCTGCTTTTTTACCCCAGATTGAAATTTGGAAACCCTTTATGGTGGTGGGAAGTTCGGGAACGATTTCCTCTGTAGCGTCTATTGTTTTGGAAAAGAAAATGGAAAAAAGGGACAGATTGAACGGAACAGAAATTACAATCGATCAGTTTAAAGAGGCCCGCAAACAAGTATTAGATGCCGACAGTATCAAAAAAAGATTAAAAATTCCTGGTCTTGATGCCAAACGGGGAGATATCATCGTTGGTGGGGTTTTGGTTTTGGATGAAGTTTTACAAAGGATCAAAGCTCCGTCCATTACTGTGAGTGATTTTGCCCTCCGTGAAGGAATTGTTTATGATACGATTGAATCTTGGTACAGACATACTGATTCCTCCCTTCCCCCTTTAGACAATATTCGAGAAAAAGCTATCAAAACCGTTGCCAATCTTTATCCGGCCGGAAAACAGCATGCGGCGGCTGTGGCAAAGATTACCTTGCAGATGTTTGATGATTTGAAAGATTTACACAAACTAGGGAATTTGGAACGTGATTATTTGGAAACCGCTTGTTATTTGCACCAAGTAGGGCTTTGTATTTCTCACCACAACTACCACAAACATAGTTATTATATCATCAAAAACTCAGAAGCTATGGTAGGTTTTTCCAATGCTGAAATTGAAATCATAGCACTTCTAGCACGTTATCACAGAAAGGGTGGCCCCAAAGGAAAACACGAAGAGTTTAAGGCTTTACGAGTGGAAGACCAACTCCTTGTCAAAAAGTTGGCCGCTTTTTTACGAATCGGAGATGGACTGGATCGTTCCGAAAAATCAATCATCGAACGCCTGGATGCCGTGGCAGAAAGGGGAAAGGTCCTTTGTCGATTGTATCACAAAAAGGGAACAGATCCTAATTTGGAAATTTGGTCTGTGGCAGAAAAAAAAGATCTATTTGAAGAAACATACTCTGTATCCTTAGAGTTTCAAACCTTCCCTTTATGA
- a CDS encoding rod shape-determining protein, with translation MIFDNLYGLFSNDMGIDLGTANTLVHVKGQGIVLSEPSVVAVQASTGRVLAVGQEAKRMLGRTPGDIVAIRPMKDGVIADFETVEKMIRYFIAKVHNRTTFVKPRIVIGVPSGITEVERRAVRESAEQAGAREIFLIEEALAAAIGANIPIHEPAGNMIVDIGGGTTEIAVISLGGMVIAESIRTGGDEFDEAIVKYLRNQYNLVVGERTAEDIKLTIGNAFADKRVDTMEVKGRDAISGLPRTLELDSNEIRKALKEPTDEILDGIKSVLERTPPELAADIVERGIVLTGGGCLLRGLEHYLTKETGVPVFRAENPLTCVVLGTGRYLDELKYIKPGIR, from the coding sequence ATGATATTTGATAACCTCTATGGACTTTTCTCGAACGATATGGGAATCGATTTGGGAACCGCGAACACGCTCGTGCATGTGAAAGGACAAGGAATCGTCCTATCAGAACCGTCGGTCGTGGCAGTCCAGGCCTCTACGGGTCGGGTCCTTGCCGTTGGCCAAGAAGCCAAACGAATGCTAGGAAGAACTCCTGGTGACATCGTTGCCATTCGTCCCATGAAAGACGGGGTCATCGCCGACTTCGAAACTGTAGAAAAGATGATTCGTTACTTCATCGCTAAAGTTCACAACCGCACTACATTTGTAAAACCGCGCATCGTCATCGGAGTTCCTTCTGGAATTACCGAAGTAGAAAGACGGGCCGTTCGTGAGTCCGCAGAACAAGCGGGTGCTCGGGAAATCTTCCTCATCGAAGAAGCTCTTGCCGCGGCCATTGGTGCGAACATCCCCATCCATGAACCAGCAGGGAACATGATTGTTGATATCGGCGGGGGAACCACAGAAATCGCTGTGATCTCTCTTGGCGGTATGGTGATCGCTGAGTCCATTAGAACTGGGGGCGACGAATTTGATGAAGCCATTGTCAAATACCTCCGTAACCAATACAACCTAGTGGTCGGAGAAAGAACTGCCGAGGATATCAAACTTACCATCGGTAATGCCTTCGCAGACAAACGCGTGGACACGATGGAAGTAAAAGGTCGTGATGCGATCTCTGGTCTTCCACGTACTCTCGAACTTGATTCTAACGAAATTCGTAAAGCTCTCAAAGAACCAACAGACGAAATCCTAGACGGAATCAAATCCGTATTGGAACGCACTCCTCCGGAACTTGCGGCCGACATCGTAGAACGAGGAATCGTTCTTACAGGTGGTGGTTGCCTTCTTCGTGGTCTCGAACACTACCTCACCAAAGAAACAGGAGTTCCGGTCTTCCGTGCCGAAAACCCACTGACTTGTGTGGTACTCGGAACCGGTCGATACTTGGACGAATTGAAATACATCAAACCAGGAATCCGATAA
- a CDS encoding FRG domain-containing protein — MYRGQSDSEWTLIPSALRSKIRTSRRMKIKDYENALKEEFSVLKDFITHPSFELPKGLPGIDKRKIFHDVNINTFFKYPENLLHWPIEPYDAFSAFVQHQKTKTSLLDWTSRSYVAIFFAAIGHLDVDPALKETKIIAVWIYLHHENTRIKIFEPLSTEQNIKAQFGKFSSVSQEIDFSDEIRYETLDSLLDKSRLFKITIDKNFSPNLLQYCKNHFIDYASMYPTNKDSITKANEDEKKIIEIMKTNQKEYVFLDPTSDALDTI, encoded by the coding sequence ATGTATAGAGGGCAATCGGATTCGGAATGGACATTAATACCTTCAGCCTTGAGAAGTAAGATTCGAACCTCTAGGAGAATGAAAATAAAAGACTATGAAAATGCACTAAAAGAAGAATTTTCTGTCTTAAAAGATTTTATCACTCACCCTTCCTTTGAATTGCCAAAAGGATTGCCGGGGATCGACAAACGAAAGATCTTCCATGATGTCAATATTAACACATTCTTCAAATATCCAGAAAATTTACTTCATTGGCCAATCGAACCATATGATGCTTTCTCAGCTTTCGTTCAGCACCAGAAAACGAAAACATCTCTTTTAGATTGGACTAGCCGATCTTATGTGGCAATATTTTTTGCTGCGATTGGGCATCTAGATGTTGATCCTGCCCTAAAAGAAACCAAAATTATTGCTGTCTGGATATATTTACATCATGAGAATACACGGATAAAGATTTTTGAACCTTTATCAACTGAACAAAACATAAAAGCACAATTTGGAAAGTTTAGTTCAGTTAGTCAAGAGATCGATTTTTCTGATGAAATTAGATATGAAACCTTAGATTCACTTCTAGATAAATCGCGTCTTTTCAAAATTACCATAGATAAAAACTTTTCGCCAAATTTATTACAATACTGCAAAAATCACTTTATCGATTATGCTAGTATGTATCCAACAAATAAAGATAGCATAACTAAAGCAAACGAAGACGAAAAAAAAATAATAGAAATTATGAAAACAAATCAGAAAGAATACGTATTTTTAGATCCCACAAGTGATGCATTGGATACAATATGA
- a CDS encoding NACHT domain-containing protein: MNIELLIRYSLETLNERRNGDTVFDSLCSEVIRKKIDPDFFPATGLDAGGDGGIDGWSETQEGKIKYAFSINKQWTLKLKEEIEKANKQKFRILRFFTNQPIPQRIKESKSETEKTISLEIYDLDNLVEIINKNQELGSILDLPSIENAIKIDYLQRNNQFNISANEISTYLQRNVYEIDSKNRELSSKSIIEYCKNLPEYTILEARAGYGKTLCLISLHQAILRKSTEVKIPPVYIALRDYTIGKLMDMVETGMAASGAFQVKDALLLLDGFDEVSETNRSALLKEINQITIQSPYIRKVILSVRENTYDLSQFTNNDWQDLKFIYLQSLDNEDIQYLLDTQRITTSNRELFTRDPIFISFKDNIFYVSKLLDFFEQKGTLANSIIQLFEFLIENEIRKVFRKRENFTEIQNSLESLALYMTLNQKTKIRIEEIDKFLSLPNSPSTFEFSHKNLQEYLAAKKISRQPIEIVKKLIARGNQILPFMTNTFGFLLNLFNTEINYSKFEEILDWSLLGEGNARKLLQIEPDKITKDINLKIFKSTINQEAKSGSVWNIPSNLEDFCLNGDARNENIQFLVEQLELTINSDEFFYYSIVLQSILYKHSNVLSDQQESKIKSVLWNLLDSKINNKNQEKVEYILSVVSKFKHWEFSNEDDYQKIKTKLFELRNSDTIFDNFCKILLHSNFEIKIEQYQEFLNYILGKKLNEIHQVARNSPTQIDDDYSLNYVKVSSWGNFLILSEKMTEKISDSLWIILRHLRNHYNEYFIKYINSDELEEYLKHILKRLEFELDTSQIREENKMFLMEWIFESADEARINPVLNIIKKFKKSTNILQLLHEIIIKAPNPSRNVWLFSELIQTLIRSENDFDLFQELFLDMNNERLFPLYKSVIFGLKNNLEIYSYIKIKAPPEIISEINLDQIKISESKKAYQSRQEKEKSDYKIAFNLDEIKKEISLIFEVLKTEEIQRAKLWDFRKESEFENINQFVLFLVRYSTTDDNEIIERSKLLTILDSMNWDLSFMDFLIQYCSAKSIDINEFSQEEIDKVIDWMKLAVERFPLNNVAKPLKNVHRTLSFLLRKINPEWINFDFKKEYGKNFLGLAFSGFPNQLHGAIIVNYDSFSIDYLEKVLLDRLDILKFIIENFETGTKNSRVIIGITGYISNHLGSLFPGLRKEIKNKITQYLIDHIAEEYYPSILDCAYQLGFSPLDLDVEWISKALVIDEDRQDLVHNIAASFYIYGSEHFSNIEGIYNHLSKALLESFNKEKDSLKKKIFAEYLLRIHRNGGKVFQWYVNYLLSNDANPISSRFVRYSEGGKIYSNNINDLPLIEKLFVYSREKDPPSERRRTILDFALTSYKEMSYSINSDEELREILQSIERMIQNGHPFMNQIKYEIESSFNERNYKPMELERFLELA; this comes from the coding sequence ATGAATATTGAATTATTAATACGTTACTCATTAGAAACTTTAAATGAAAGAAGGAATGGCGATACTGTTTTTGACAGTCTTTGTTCGGAAGTGATACGGAAAAAAATTGATCCAGATTTTTTTCCAGCAACAGGCTTAGATGCTGGAGGTGATGGCGGAATCGACGGTTGGTCAGAAACTCAAGAAGGTAAAATAAAATACGCATTTTCAATCAATAAACAATGGACACTGAAATTGAAGGAGGAAATTGAAAAAGCAAATAAACAAAAATTCAGAATACTACGTTTTTTTACAAACCAGCCCATTCCACAAAGAATTAAAGAATCAAAAAGCGAAACCGAAAAAACAATTTCTTTAGAAATCTATGATTTAGATAATTTAGTCGAAATTATCAATAAAAACCAAGAGTTAGGATCTATTCTAGATCTTCCATCTATTGAAAATGCAATCAAAATAGATTATCTTCAAAGAAATAACCAATTCAATATATCAGCAAATGAAATATCAACCTACCTACAAAGAAATGTTTATGAAATTGATTCGAAAAATAGAGAATTATCATCAAAATCTATAATTGAGTATTGTAAAAATCTTCCTGAATATACGATTCTCGAAGCTCGGGCTGGATATGGAAAAACACTTTGTCTAATATCTTTACACCAGGCAATTCTTAGAAAAAGTACAGAAGTCAAAATTCCACCAGTCTACATTGCATTACGTGATTATACCATTGGGAAACTAATGGATATGGTAGAAACGGGTATGGCAGCGAGTGGTGCTTTCCAAGTAAAAGATGCCTTGTTGCTCCTTGATGGATTCGATGAAGTATCAGAAACCAATCGATCTGCCCTTCTAAAAGAAATCAATCAAATCACAATTCAATCACCTTATATTCGCAAAGTAATACTCAGCGTAAGAGAAAATACTTATGATTTGTCTCAATTTACTAATAATGATTGGCAAGACTTAAAGTTTATATACTTGCAATCATTAGACAACGAAGATATACAATATCTCTTGGATACTCAAAGGATAACAACTTCGAATAGAGAACTTTTTACAAGAGATCCAATCTTTATTTCATTCAAAGATAATATTTTCTATGTAAGCAAATTATTGGATTTTTTTGAACAGAAAGGAACTCTAGCAAATAGTATCATTCAACTTTTTGAATTTTTAATTGAAAACGAGATCCGTAAAGTATTTCGTAAACGGGAAAATTTCACTGAAATTCAGAATTCTTTAGAGTCACTAGCATTATATATGACTCTAAATCAAAAGACTAAAATAAGAATCGAAGAAATCGATAAATTCCTTTCACTGCCAAACTCTCCATCAACCTTTGAATTTTCTCATAAAAATCTACAGGAATATTTAGCCGCCAAAAAGATAAGCCGACAACCAATCGAAATAGTGAAAAAACTGATTGCACGCGGAAATCAAATCCTTCCCTTTATGACGAATACCTTCGGCTTTCTATTGAATCTTTTCAACACTGAAATAAATTATTCTAAATTTGAAGAGATTTTAGATTGGTCTTTGCTAGGTGAAGGCAATGCGAGAAAATTGCTCCAAATCGAACCTGATAAAATCACTAAAGACATAAATCTAAAAATATTCAAATCAACAATCAACCAAGAAGCAAAATCTGGAAGTGTATGGAATATTCCATCCAACCTGGAAGATTTTTGCTTAAATGGGGATGCGAGGAACGAAAATATTCAATTCCTCGTTGAACAACTTGAATTAACAATTAATTCGGATGAATTCTTCTACTATTCAATCGTATTACAAAGTATCTTGTATAAACATAGCAATGTGCTCTCCGATCAACAAGAATCTAAAATAAAATCTGTTTTATGGAATTTATTGGATTCGAAAATCAACAATAAAAACCAAGAAAAAGTGGAATATATTCTAAGTGTTGTTTCAAAATTCAAACATTGGGAATTTTCAAATGAAGATGATTACCAAAAAATAAAAACAAAACTTTTTGAATTGCGAAACAGCGATACGATCTTCGATAATTTCTGCAAAATACTCCTTCATTCGAATTTCGAAATAAAGATAGAGCAATACCAAGAATTTTTAAACTATATTTTAGGAAAAAAATTGAATGAAATCCATCAAGTTGCAAGGAACTCACCTACTCAAATAGATGACGATTATAGTTTAAATTATGTTAAAGTTTCATCATGGGGAAATTTTCTTATACTTTCTGAGAAAATGACAGAGAAGATTTCTGATAGTCTATGGATAATCTTGCGACATTTAAGAAATCATTATAATGAATATTTTATCAAATACATTAATTCAGATGAATTGGAAGAGTATCTAAAACATATTTTAAAACGGTTGGAATTTGAATTAGATACATCACAAATCAGAGAAGAAAACAAAATGTTTTTAATGGAATGGATTTTTGAGAGTGCCGATGAAGCAAGAATAAATCCAGTTCTCAACATTATAAAAAAATTTAAAAAGTCTACCAATATCCTCCAACTTCTACACGAAATCATAATCAAAGCTCCTAATCCGAGTCGAAATGTATGGTTATTTTCAGAATTAATTCAAACTTTGATTCGATCCGAAAATGATTTTGATTTATTCCAAGAATTATTTTTGGATATGAATAATGAAAGGCTCTTCCCACTTTATAAATCAGTAATTTTTGGATTAAAAAATAATCTTGAAATCTATTCTTATATAAAAATAAAAGCGCCTCCAGAAATCATAAGTGAAATAAACCTCGATCAAATAAAAATTTCGGAATCAAAAAAAGCTTATCAATCCAGACAAGAAAAAGAGAAATCCGATTATAAAATTGCATTTAATTTGGACGAGATCAAAAAAGAAATCTCATTGATTTTTGAAGTATTAAAGACAGAAGAAATACAAAGAGCCAAGTTATGGGATTTTCGAAAAGAGAGCGAATTCGAGAATATCAACCAATTTGTATTGTTTTTAGTTCGTTATTCGACTACCGATGATAATGAAATCATAGAACGATCAAAACTTCTCACCATCTTAGATTCAATGAATTGGGATTTAAGTTTTATGGATTTTTTAATTCAATACTGTTCTGCAAAATCAATCGATATCAATGAATTCTCACAAGAGGAAATAGATAAGGTAATCGATTGGATGAAGCTTGCAGTAGAGCGCTTTCCATTAAATAATGTCGCCAAACCTCTTAAAAATGTTCACCGCACATTGTCTTTTTTATTAAGAAAAATAAATCCTGAATGGATAAATTTTGACTTCAAAAAAGAGTATGGTAAAAATTTTCTCGGACTTGCCTTTTCTGGTTTTCCGAACCAATTGCACGGAGCAATTATTGTCAACTATGATTCTTTTTCCATAGATTATCTAGAAAAAGTCCTTCTTGATCGTCTGGACATTTTGAAGTTTATCATCGAGAACTTTGAAACGGGCACAAAAAACTCAAGAGTCATAATTGGAATCACTGGATACATTTCAAATCATTTAGGTTCACTTTTCCCTGGATTGCGAAAAGAAATTAAAAACAAAATCACTCAATATTTAATAGACCACATTGCCGAAGAATACTATCCTTCCATCCTCGATTGTGCCTACCAGCTTGGCTTTTCACCTTTGGATTTGGATGTAGAATGGATTAGCAAGGCATTAGTTATCGATGAAGATAGGCAAGATCTCGTGCATAACATCGCTGCTTCATTTTACATTTATGGGTCGGAACATTTTTCAAATATTGAAGGCATTTATAACCATTTATCAAAAGCACTACTGGAATCCTTCAATAAAGAAAAAGATAGTTTAAAAAAGAAAATTTTTGCAGAATACTTATTAAGAATCCATCGTAATGGCGGCAAGGTTTTCCAATGGTATGTAAATTATTTATTGTCTAATGATGCAAATCCGATTTCTTCCAGGTTTGTACGATACTCGGAAGGTGGCAAAATTTATTCAAATAATATAAACGATCTTCCTCTGATAGAAAAACTATTTGTTTATTCAAGAGAAAAAGACCCTCCAAGTGAAAGGCGAAGGACAATTCTTGATTTTGCGCTTACTTCCTATAAAGAAATGAGTTATTCGATAAATTCCGATGAAGAACTTAGAGAAATTTTACAATCTATCGAAAGAATGATTCAAAACGGTCATCCATTTATGAATCAAATAAAGTATGAAATCGAAAGTTCATTTAACGAGAGAAATTATAAACCGATGGAACTCGAAAGATTTTTAGAGTTAGCTTGA
- a CDS encoding lysoplasmalogenase: MVHYIILFSALPLLSGLLYFEKKESVKGLLTVKPLLSFLFVLSAFLQLHDQKTYDYLILTGLILCLLGDICLIFFFHKKVFTAGLATFLAGHVMYTIAFSSLGELGWVMITVGALCILLSIIIFIRLKSHLGNMRGPVLVYIIIITAMVVGAASLWNHSALNITSRNLVLIGALLFYISDIFVARHRFVKKEFLNRAIGLPMYYTAQFLIAFSVGLI; encoded by the coding sequence ATGGTTCATTATATCATTCTATTTTCAGCACTCCCACTTCTGTCAGGGCTTCTCTACTTTGAAAAAAAAGAATCCGTAAAAGGACTGTTAACTGTGAAACCACTTTTATCATTTCTTTTTGTTTTATCAGCGTTTCTTCAGTTACATGATCAAAAAACTTACGATTATCTAATCCTTACAGGGCTGATTTTATGCCTATTAGGAGATATCTGTTTGATATTTTTCTTCCATAAAAAAGTTTTTACTGCGGGCCTAGCAACATTTCTCGCAGGTCATGTTATGTATACCATTGCCTTTTCCAGTTTGGGAGAACTGGGTTGGGTAATGATAACGGTGGGAGCATTATGCATTCTCCTCAGCATCATTATTTTCATTCGGCTAAAGTCACACCTCGGCAATATGCGCGGGCCCGTTTTAGTATATATCATTATTATCACAGCGATGGTTGTCGGAGCTGCCTCATTGTGGAATCATTCAGCGCTAAATATCACTAGCCGCAATCTTGTGCTGATCGGGGCACTGCTCTTCTACATATCAGATATCTTTGTGGCACGGCATCGGTTCGTAAAAAAAGAATTTCTGAATAGGGCTATCGGTCTGCCTATGTATTACACTGCACAATTTCTAATTGCATTTTCAGTAGGTTTGATCTGA